Proteins found in one Salvia splendens isolate huo1 chromosome 10, SspV2, whole genome shotgun sequence genomic segment:
- the LOC121750708 gene encoding DUF21 domain-containing protein At1g55930, chloroplastic-like isoform X6, which translates to MDTRYKSRNEARRYFDDSSNQPDDDTFGLKDFWRKSRKKTGYVVMRAEGIYDVDANTSIDQLSEELHIKMPEGHQYETISGFVCEAFGYIPRTGETIQVVLERENQEDHVNYPTGKKKMRKLNYLSLRL; encoded by the exons atggatacccgATACAAATCCAGAAACGAAGCAAGGAGGTATTTTGATGACAGCTCTAATCAACCAGACGACGATACCTTTGGATTGAAGGATTTCTG GAGGAAATCCAGAAAAAAGACTGGCTATGTTGTCATGCGTGCTGAAGGCATATATGATGTGGATGCCAATACATCAATAGATCAGCTCTCTGAAGAACTTCACATTAAAATGCCAGAG GGTCATCAATATGAAACCATTTCAGGTTTTGTCTGCGAGGCATTCGGATATATCCCGAGAACAGGTGAGACAATACAAGTAGTCCTTGAGAGAGAAAATCAAGAGGACCATGTTAACTATCCGACCGGcaagaagaaaatgagaaaactCAATTATTTAAGCTTGAG ATTGTAA
- the LOC121750708 gene encoding uncharacterized protein LOC121750708 isoform X2, translated as MDTRYKSRNEARRYFDDSSNQPDDDTFGLKDFWRKSRKKTGYVVMRAEGIYDVDANTSIDQLSEELHIKMPEGHQYETISGFVCEAFGYIPRTGETIQVVLERENQEDHVNYPTGKKKMRKLNYLSLRCGRGKMELRRAGKMTTNAGRYYFKCPDKLTHVGSFQWYDEAVRGLGQGGKSGVEGQGKPVMAEEQRYYANCSAGEYKGGGHCCRASTPNDLKTLMQLGFMAVVLVVVGIIIGMLL; from the exons atggatacccgATACAAATCCAGAAACGAAGCAAGGAGGTATTTTGATGACAGCTCTAATCAACCAGACGACGATACCTTTGGATTGAAGGATTTCTG GAGGAAATCCAGAAAAAAGACTGGCTATGTTGTCATGCGTGCTGAAGGCATATATGATGTGGATGCCAATACATCAATAGATCAGCTCTCTGAAGAACTTCACATTAAAATGCCAGAG GGTCATCAATATGAAACCATTTCAGGTTTTGTCTGCGAGGCATTCGGATATATCCCGAGAACAGGTGAGACAATACAAGTAGTCCTTGAGAGAGAAAATCAAGAGGACCATGTTAACTATCCGACCGGcaagaagaaaatgagaaaactCAATTATTTAAGCTTGAG ATGTGGCAGGGGGAAGATGGAGTTGCGCCGTGCGGGGAAAATGACTACCAATGCAGGACGCTACTACTTCAAATGTCCCGACAAACTCACCCATGTTGGATCATTTCAGTGGTACGACGAGGCTGTCCGGGGGCTGGGACAGGGAGGTAAAAGTGGCGTAGAAGGACAGGGAAAACCAGTTATGGCTGAAGAACAGAGATATTATGCCAACTGCAGTGCTGGTGAATATAAAGGCGGTGGCCATTGCTGCCGCGCTTCAACACCGAACGATTTGAAGACCCTAATGCAGCTTGGGTTCATGGCCGTCGTGTTGGTAGTAGTGGGAATAATTATAGGCATGCTTCTGTGA
- the LOC121750708 gene encoding uncharacterized protein LOC121750708 isoform X4, with translation MRKSRKKTGYVVMRAEGIYDVDANTSIDQLSEELHIKMPEGHQYETISGFVCEAFGYIPRTGETIQVVLERENQEDHVNYPTGKKKMRKLNYLSLRCGRGKMELRRAGKMTTNAGRYYFKCPDKLTHVGSFQWYDEAVRGLGQGGKSGVEGQGKPVMAEEQRYYANCSAGEYKGGGHCCRASTPNDLKTLMQLGFMAVVLVVVGIIIGMLL, from the exons AT GAGGAAATCCAGAAAAAAGACTGGCTATGTTGTCATGCGTGCTGAAGGCATATATGATGTGGATGCCAATACATCAATAGATCAGCTCTCTGAAGAACTTCACATTAAAATGCCAGAG GGTCATCAATATGAAACCATTTCAGGTTTTGTCTGCGAGGCATTCGGATATATCCCGAGAACAGGTGAGACAATACAAGTAGTCCTTGAGAGAGAAAATCAAGAGGACCATGTTAACTATCCGACCGGcaagaagaaaatgagaaaactCAATTATTTAAGCTTGAG ATGTGGCAGGGGGAAGATGGAGTTGCGCCGTGCGGGGAAAATGACTACCAATGCAGGACGCTACTACTTCAAATGTCCCGACAAACTCACCCATGTTGGATCATTTCAGTGGTACGACGAGGCTGTCCGGGGGCTGGGACAGGGAGGTAAAAGTGGCGTAGAAGGACAGGGAAAACCAGTTATGGCTGAAGAACAGAGATATTATGCCAACTGCAGTGCTGGTGAATATAAAGGCGGTGGCCATTGCTGCCGCGCTTCAACACCGAACGATTTGAAGACCCTAATGCAGCTTGGGTTCATGGCCGTCGTGTTGGTAGTAGTGGGAATAATTATAGGCATGCTTCTGTGA
- the LOC121750708 gene encoding uncharacterized protein LOC121750708 isoform X5: MRAEGIYDVDANTSIDQLSEELHIKMPEGHQYETISGFVCEAFGYIPRTGETIQVVLERENQEDHVNYPTGKKKMRKLNYLSLRCGRGKMELRRAGKMTTNAGRYYFKCPDKLTHVGSFQWYDEAVRGLGQGGKSGVEGQGKPVMAEEQRYYANCSAGEYKGGGHCCRASTPNDLKTLMQLGFMAVVLVVVGIIIGMLL; encoded by the exons ATGCGTGCTGAAGGCATATATGATGTGGATGCCAATACATCAATAGATCAGCTCTCTGAAGAACTTCACATTAAAATGCCAGAG GGTCATCAATATGAAACCATTTCAGGTTTTGTCTGCGAGGCATTCGGATATATCCCGAGAACAGGTGAGACAATACAAGTAGTCCTTGAGAGAGAAAATCAAGAGGACCATGTTAACTATCCGACCGGcaagaagaaaatgagaaaactCAATTATTTAAGCTTGAG ATGTGGCAGGGGGAAGATGGAGTTGCGCCGTGCGGGGAAAATGACTACCAATGCAGGACGCTACTACTTCAAATGTCCCGACAAACTCACCCATGTTGGATCATTTCAGTGGTACGACGAGGCTGTCCGGGGGCTGGGACAGGGAGGTAAAAGTGGCGTAGAAGGACAGGGAAAACCAGTTATGGCTGAAGAACAGAGATATTATGCCAACTGCAGTGCTGGTGAATATAAAGGCGGTGGCCATTGCTGCCGCGCTTCAACACCGAACGATTTGAAGACCCTAATGCAGCTTGGGTTCATGGCCGTCGTGTTGGTAGTAGTGGGAATAATTATAGGCATGCTTCTGTGA
- the LOC121750708 gene encoding uncharacterized protein LOC121750708 isoform X1, with amino-acid sequence MNKVLGAVLSLHRVLLSEPTPVPDDCIDHRWKWFKGCLGTLDDTHINVLVSNSGKQRYRTRKGTIATNTLALCDRNMQFVYFLPSWEGSAGDSRVLRDAVARPNGLRVPQGCYYLCDNDYANSNGFLTPYKGVRYHLKEWGIGNAQPQNPKELFNMRHNKARNVIERAFAVLKMRWGILHSASFYPIQTQIRLIMACFLLHNFICLEMNNDPFEASVDGESSAIAPAQDCTQPDYIDYVDPTPKWTQFRDSIAMTMWNNR; translated from the exons ATGAACAAGGTTTTGGGGGCTGTTTTGAGTCTCCACAGAGTGTTATTGTCGGAGCCTACACCCGTGCCGGATGATTGCATTGATCACAGATGGAAATGGTTCAAG GGCTGTCTCGGTACACTCGACGATACACACATCAACGTACTGGTTAGCAACAGTGGCAAACAGCGTTATCGCACGCGAAAGGGGACTATTGCAACGAACACCTTGGCTCTTTGCGATCGCAATATGCAGTTTGTTTATTTCCTACCTAGTTGGGAAGGGTCCGCCGGTGACTCTCGCGTACTCAGGGATGCTGTGGCGCGCCCCAACGGCCTAAGAGTTCCACAGG GCTGTTACTATTTATGTGACAACGACTACGCCAATAGCAACGGGTTTTTGACGCCGTACAAAGGGGTTCGATACCACCTCAAGGAATGGGGCATAGGGAATGCACAGCCACAAAATCCGAAGGAATTGTTCAACATGAGGCACAACAAGGCTAGGAATGTAATCGAGAGAGCCTTTGCGGTTTTGAAGATGCGTTGGGGGATATTACATAGTGCGTCTTTTTACCCAATTCAAACACAAATCAGGTTAATCATGGCGTGTTTCCTTCTCCATAATTTTATTTGCCTCGAGATGAACAATGACCCCTTTGAGGCATCGGTTGATGGAGAGAGCTCCGCAATCGCCCCGGCTCAAGATTGTACACAGCCTGACTACATAGACTATGTAGACCCAACTCCAAAATGGACTCAGTTTAGAGACTCCATCGCAATGACCATGTGGAACAATAGATAG
- the LOC121750708 gene encoding uncharacterized protein LOC121750708 isoform X3, producing the protein MNKVLGAVLSLHRVLLSEPTPVPDDCIDHRWKWFKGCLGTLDDTHINVLVSNSGKQRYRTRKGTIATNTLALCDRNMQFVYFLPSWEGSAGDSRVLRDAVARPNGLRVPQGCYYLCDNDYANSNGFLTPYKGVRYHLKEWGIGNAQPQNPKELFNMRHNKARNVIERAFAVLKMRWGILHNCNGRRHTRMQMWQGEDGVAPCGENDYQCRTLLLQMSRQTHPCWIISVVRRGCPGAGTGR; encoded by the exons ATGAACAAGGTTTTGGGGGCTGTTTTGAGTCTCCACAGAGTGTTATTGTCGGAGCCTACACCCGTGCCGGATGATTGCATTGATCACAGATGGAAATGGTTCAAG GGCTGTCTCGGTACACTCGACGATACACACATCAACGTACTGGTTAGCAACAGTGGCAAACAGCGTTATCGCACGCGAAAGGGGACTATTGCAACGAACACCTTGGCTCTTTGCGATCGCAATATGCAGTTTGTTTATTTCCTACCTAGTTGGGAAGGGTCCGCCGGTGACTCTCGCGTACTCAGGGATGCTGTGGCGCGCCCCAACGGCCTAAGAGTTCCACAGG GCTGTTACTATTTATGTGACAACGACTACGCCAATAGCAACGGGTTTTTGACGCCGTACAAAGGGGTTCGATACCACCTCAAGGAATGGGGCATAGGGAATGCACAGCCACAAAATCCGAAGGAATTGTTCAACATGAGGCACAACAAGGCTAGGAATGTAATCGAGAGAGCCTTTGCGGTTTTGAAGATGCGTTGGGGGATATTACATA ATTGTAATGGGCGTCGGCATACCCGAATGCAGATGTGGCAGGGGGAAGATGGAGTTGCGCCGTGCGGGGAAAATGACTACCAATGCAGGACGCTACTACTTCAAATGTCCCGACAAACTCACCCATGTTGGATCATTTCAGTGGTACGACGAGGCTGTCCGGGGGCTGGGACAGGGAGGTAA
- the LOC121751699 gene encoding uncharacterized protein LOC121751699: MRGKSWPLWKTWKAIFVKDRASGAGVEQVDDAVNRLRGNGPSGSEVNENEFLGFEDHDSDNLVHLSQASGFEGYSSGNNGKQTSINKSGESQKRKHDGADAALMEFLSNLHTETNVRLEVISSRIGYEFNLGKAKQDVFDKLETVQGLTLDQRYELCNILSDKPQRLEVFMGMRASARLG; the protein is encoded by the coding sequence ATGCGGGGCAAGTCATGGCCGTTATGGAAAACATGGAAGGCCATTTTCGTAAAGGATCGTGCTAGCGGTGCAGGGGTAGAACAGGTTGATGATGCGGTGAATCGTCTGCGTGGAAATGGTCCAAGTGGTAGCGAGGTCAATGAGAACGAGTTCCTAGGCTTTGAGGACCATGATTCCGACAACCTGGTTCATCTATCACAGGCGTCGGGCTTTGAAGGCTACAGCTCCGGTAACAATGGCAAACAAACTTCCATCAACAAGTCCGGCGAGAGTCAGAAGCGCAAACACGATGGAGCCGATGCAGCACTTATGGAATTCCTCTCAAATCTGCATACTGAGACAAACGTTCGGCTCGAGGTGATTTCATCGAGAATCGGCTATGAATTCAATCTTGGAAAGGCTAAGCAAGATGTTTTCGACAAGCTGGAAACTGTGCAAGGCCTCACGCTCGATCAACGGTACGAACTGTGCAACATCTTAAGCGACAAGCCGCAACGGCTTGAGGTATTCATGGGAATGAGAGCTAGCGCTCGTCTTGGATAG
- the LOC121751698 gene encoding uncharacterized protein LOC121751698 produces MLIPQQAVYLYYGNWTLEIDEIVLNMIIKLKRETQWKLDEFPSSFILMAQHAVKTKTKILLTEVDIKQRLNFLKQRYTTFKAVVGYKGASYDVEAKFVRAPDEIWEEILKKTPFAAAYYHRDDPHFPQLACLYGMDDVKKEREVYVIVLSDCTEEIPTDEPSCYEVSGFEVEVNSPDIGPDGRLVTRLETGQVLPKPVAAKTEQAGPSTRSPNASSVASNSPLRWWTHNIRRPNF; encoded by the exons ATGCTTATTCCTCAACAAGCTGTGTATCTGTACTACGGCAACTGGACCTTGGAGATCGATGAGATTGTACTAAACATGATCATCAAGCTGAAAAGGGAGACCCAATGGAAGTTAGATGAGTTTCCATCTTCGTTCATACTGATGGCGCAGCACGCAGTGAAGACTAAAACAAAAATTTTGCTGACCGAGGTGGACATCAAACAACGGCTCAACTTCCTGAAGCAGAGGTACACCACCTTCAAGGCGGTTGTGGGTTACAAAGGCGCATCGTATGACGTGGAGGCTAAGTTTGTGCGTGCGCCTGATGAGATATGGGAGGAAATTCTGAAG AAAACTCCATTTGCGGCAGCGTACTACCACCGAGATGATCCCCACTTCCCGCAGTTGGCATGCTTGTACGGAATGGACGACGTCAAGAAGGAAAGAGAAGTTTATGTGATAGTGCTTTCTGACTGCACCGAGGAGATCCCTACTGATGAACCGAGCTGTTACGAGGTGAGTGGATTCGAAGTAGAGGTGAACTCGCCAG ACATTGGCCCGGATGGGAGGCTGGTAACTCGCCTTGAGACAGGCCAGGTTTTGCCAAAGCCAGTTGCAGCGAAGACAGAACAAGCTGGTCCCTCTACTCGATCCCCCAATGCGAGTTCCGTTGCGTCAAACTCGCCTCTCCGTTGGTGGACACACAATATCAGGCGTCCCAATTTCTAA